CATTCTTCTGCAATACGCGATAGCATTCCGGAATAGACTGTTCCTTATTTGTAAAAGCAAGTATAGATTCCCCAAGTATTAGTTCAAATTTTTCATCAAAACATGGTAATTGTTCGACTTTCCCTTGAAGCAATTGTATTTTTAGCCCTTCAAATAGCCATCTATCTTTTGCCTTTTGAATCATAATTTCATTGTTCTCAACCGCAGTTACTTTATAGCCAAATTCCTTCGTCATATAAGCCGCTGTCCGCCCTGTTCCGCACCCTATCTCAAGGACATTTGCTCCATGTCTAAGTGGCAATTGAGCTAATAATTGTTTTGTTAACGTAAAACCGCCAGGGTGAGCACTCCCAATTCCGTAATAAGCTAGAAAATCGATGTATATGTTTCGTTTCATGGAATTCTCCTTTGAATTTTCTATATTACGTATATTCATCTTTTTAAAAATAGTGCAACAAAAAAAGCATTTCCAAGTGCTATACTGCAGCTTGAAAATGCTTTTTTCTCCTTTTTTATTTCTCTGTTACATATGCCCATTTGAAGCTGTATTCTGGGCTAATGTTATGTTTCACGATTCCTTTTACATTTGGTTGCATAACATACGATCTCGCATTTTGATATAAAGGTACAAGTGCTACATCGTCTTCAATTAACAGTTTCTCAGCTTTTCCTAATTCTTCCCAACGTTTTTTTGCGTCAGACATCCATTCCGTCTTACTTTTATCAATAATTTCATCATACTTTGAATTCGA
The DNA window shown above is from Bacillus clarus and carries:
- a CDS encoding class I SAM-dependent methyltransferase translates to MKRNIYIDFLAYYGIGSAHPGGFTLTKQLLAQLPLRHGANVLEIGCGTGRTAAYMTKEFGYKVTAVENNEIMIQKAKDRWLFEGLKIQLLQGKVEQLPCFDEKFELILGESILAFTNKEQSIPECYRVLQKNGKLVVIEMIIENHIAKEDEEKIVQLYGMKQLLMEKEWVHLFQKANFKRIIIGGGGTIAETIAGQVEQPEWNLSQFIPEELYDAWVQHEQVLHMYQNILGHRIFICEK